A genome region from Acidobacteriota bacterium includes the following:
- a CDS encoding cation:proton antiporter yields the protein MPESAVGQLILFILVVLASAHLFGSLFTRLRQPRVIGEILGGLLAGPSLLNLSAGSEAALAKPALDVLYWIGLLMLMFLSGA from the coding sequence ATGCCGGAATCCGCAGTCGGTCAGCTGATCCTCTTCATCCTTGTCGTTCTTGCCTCCGCACATCTTTTCGGTAGCCTCTTTACGCGGTTGCGACAGCCGCGTGTGATTGGAGAAATTCTTGGTGGACTCCTTGCCGGACCTTCTCTGCTCAACCTCTCTGCCGGATCAGAAGCGGCATTGGCTAAACCAGCTCTGGATGTACTCTACTGGATCGGCCTGCTGATGCTCATGTTTCTCTCCGGCGCGGA
- a CDS encoding glucosylceramidase, protein MKKLLIALCTLLPALLWPCVLRADDNIPHAAWRIPIGQPPANPGGHKPEISNIDDGFWQGAPVGGFGAGTFSRSYRGHYERWHLKAGVHKYEDVPANQFAVFVRPEGGEPIAQVLATDNPSHGLSAWNWSYPAGSGEYAALYPKSWFAYQSPQLPIKLTVEQFSPVLPDNYKETSYPVAIYNWYAQNPTSKPVTVSILFSWANMVGWFRDSTRGFAGGLNNQNTNTYHAEQIQNGNMQGIVFDRLRSGAVQEEWDGQFAIAALATPGVEVTYTTSWMSYGTGEDVWKPFSTDGRLPNWAPKLASAGEPMAAAIALRFTLAPNEKKLVPMALAWDLPIAEFGGGRKWLRHYTKFFGTSGSNAWKIARTALENDQDWSRQIDEWQKPFIEDESKPLWYRGELFNELYILADGGTLWGHELNGVGNPRHHSAQMADSFSYLECFDYQYYGTSDVRFYGSFPLVKFWPEIEKQEMRQYTDTIAESNPQEYVWAWKRDHQHILELMQRKTAGSAPHDLGSPTEDPFVNVNQYNYQDVSNWRDLNSKYVLMVWRDYVFSGSKDSDFLRYTWNAVKMAMEHLRQYDKNGDGLIENGGFPDQTYDNWVARGESSYSGSLYLAALRATAEIARKLGENTTAQGYDALFKRAQAAFVKNLWNGTYFNYDVGSDYKSDIMAEQLAGQWYANLTGLGEIVPAEMRRSALQHVFDFNVMKFQNGTMGAVNGIAANGDILHENEQVEEVWTGTTFGVASHMLSEGMRDQAFKTAEGVYNVVWKDRGYFFRTPEAYDSRGLFRASMYMRPGSIWSMEMTGKSGPRPSLTAVKGQ, encoded by the coding sequence ATGAAGAAGCTCCTGATTGCTCTCTGCACGCTTCTGCCTGCGTTGCTATGGCCTTGCGTACTACGCGCTGACGATAACATTCCTCATGCCGCCTGGCGCATTCCCATCGGACAGCCTCCGGCGAATCCCGGCGGACACAAGCCGGAGATCAGCAACATTGACGACGGTTTTTGGCAGGGCGCACCGGTCGGCGGATTCGGAGCAGGAACATTCTCGCGCTCGTATCGCGGACATTATGAACGCTGGCACCTGAAGGCCGGAGTGCACAAATATGAAGACGTCCCCGCGAATCAGTTTGCTGTATTCGTTAGGCCCGAAGGAGGAGAGCCGATTGCCCAGGTGCTCGCCACGGATAATCCGAGTCACGGGCTTTCAGCCTGGAACTGGAGTTATCCCGCGGGATCTGGAGAATATGCTGCGCTCTATCCGAAATCCTGGTTTGCTTATCAGTCGCCGCAGCTGCCGATCAAGCTGACGGTTGAGCAGTTTTCGCCTGTACTTCCCGACAACTACAAAGAGACCAGCTATCCGGTGGCGATCTACAACTGGTATGCGCAGAACCCCACAAGCAAGCCGGTCACCGTCTCGATTCTCTTTTCCTGGGCAAACATGGTGGGGTGGTTTCGCGATTCCACGCGCGGCTTCGCGGGCGGCCTGAATAACCAGAACACGAACACTTACCACGCCGAGCAGATCCAAAATGGGAACATGCAGGGGATTGTATTCGATCGCCTGCGCAGCGGAGCCGTGCAGGAAGAATGGGACGGGCAGTTCGCTATCGCAGCTCTCGCCACTCCAGGAGTGGAGGTTACTTATACAACAAGTTGGATGTCCTACGGCACAGGCGAGGATGTGTGGAAGCCGTTCTCAACTGACGGGCGTCTCCCGAATTGGGCTCCGAAACTCGCCAGTGCGGGTGAGCCCATGGCAGCCGCCATCGCGTTGCGCTTCACCCTGGCTCCGAACGAGAAGAAACTGGTTCCCATGGCGCTCGCGTGGGACTTGCCTATCGCGGAATTTGGCGGCGGACGCAAATGGCTGCGCCACTACACAAAATTCTTCGGAACGTCAGGAAGCAACGCCTGGAAGATCGCGCGCACCGCGCTGGAGAACGATCAGGATTGGAGCCGTCAGATCGACGAGTGGCAAAAGCCTTTTATTGAAGACGAGTCCAAACCACTCTGGTACCGCGGGGAGCTATTCAACGAGCTCTACATTCTGGCGGATGGTGGAACACTCTGGGGCCATGAACTCAATGGCGTGGGCAATCCCAGGCATCATTCCGCGCAAATGGCCGACAGCTTCAGCTATCTCGAGTGCTTTGACTATCAGTACTACGGCACATCCGACGTTCGCTTTTACGGTTCTTTCCCGCTGGTTAAGTTCTGGCCCGAGATCGAGAAGCAGGAGATGCGCCAGTACACCGACACCATTGCCGAGAGCAATCCGCAGGAGTATGTGTGGGCTTGGAAGCGCGATCACCAGCACATACTCGAGCTCATGCAGCGTAAGACGGCCGGGTCCGCCCCGCACGATCTCGGTTCGCCGACGGAAGATCCGTTCGTGAACGTGAATCAATACAACTATCAGGACGTCTCGAACTGGCGCGATCTGAACAGCAAATACGTGCTGATGGTTTGGCGCGATTATGTCTTCAGCGGCTCGAAAGACAGCGATTTCCTCCGCTACACCTGGAATGCGGTAAAGATGGCGATGGAGCACCTTCGTCAGTACGATAAAAATGGCGATGGGCTCATCGAAAACGGCGGCTTCCCCGACCAGACTTATGACAACTGGGTAGCACGCGGCGAAAGCTCGTACAGCGGCAGTTTGTATCTGGCAGCTCTGCGTGCAACCGCGGAGATCGCGCGAAAACTGGGGGAAAATACAACCGCTCAGGGGTACGACGCCTTATTCAAGCGCGCACAGGCAGCGTTCGTTAAGAACCTCTGGAACGGCACCTATTTCAATTATGACGTTGGCAGCGATTACAAGTCAGACATCATGGCCGAGCAGCTCGCGGGCCAATGGTACGCAAACCTCACCGGCCTTGGCGAGATTGTCCCGGCGGAGATGCGCCGTTCCGCGCTTCAGCATGTGTTCGACTTCAACGTAATGAAGTTCCAGAATGGAACCATGGGCGCGGTAAACGGTATAGCCGCCAATGGCGATATCCTGCACGAGAACGAACAAGTGGAAGAGGTCTGGACAGGCACGACGTTCGGCGTGGCCTCGCACATGCTGTCCGAAGGAATGCGCGATCAGGCCTTCAAGACCGCCGAGGGCGTATACAACGTCGTATGGAAAGATCGCGGGTACTTTTTCCGAACGCCTGAAGCTTACGACTCGCGCGGCCTCTTTCGCGCCAGCATGTACATGCGGCCCGGATCAATCTGGTCGATGGAGATGACAGGGAAATCGGGGCCTCGACCCTCGTTGACAGCAGTGAAGGGACAGTAG
- the mltG gene encoding endolytic transglycosylase MltG, protein MRKFFAFGFFVLLAFAGWIGFCLAVPAGAKQQTFVEFKSGSSARHIASELKQAGIIRSRSAFLLWHLLRHGSLKAGEYEFDHPERLTEIYRHIAHGETYARVLVIPEGYNIFDIAASVEKLGIDSQQNFLDQVRSQVALVRDIDPRVPTLEGYLYPDTYRFSRKQKAPDVVAAMVKRFRQEAHAIGVTGDVHRIVTMASIVEKETAVPEERPLVAGVFYNRLAQRVALDTDPSVIYAALLANRYRGTIYASDLKYGSPYNTYRNPGLPPGPISNPGKDSLLAAMHPATTDYLYFVSDNQGHHRFAKTLEEHNKNVAAYRHAVGEGN, encoded by the coding sequence ATGCGCAAGTTCTTTGCGTTCGGGTTTTTCGTGTTGCTGGCTTTTGCCGGCTGGATCGGCTTCTGTCTGGCGGTTCCGGCAGGAGCGAAGCAGCAGACGTTTGTCGAGTTCAAGTCCGGCTCCTCGGCGCGGCACATTGCCTCTGAGTTGAAGCAGGCGGGAATTATCCGCAGCCGCTCGGCGTTTCTGCTGTGGCATCTATTGCGACATGGATCGTTGAAGGCGGGGGAGTACGAATTCGATCATCCTGAGCGGCTCACAGAGATCTATCGCCACATCGCCCACGGAGAGACTTATGCTCGCGTGCTGGTCATTCCCGAGGGCTATAACATTTTTGATATCGCGGCCAGCGTGGAGAAACTGGGCATCGACTCGCAGCAGAACTTCTTGGACCAGGTTCGTTCTCAAGTCGCGCTCGTGCGGGACATTGATCCTCGAGTGCCTACACTCGAAGGTTATCTCTATCCGGACACGTACCGGTTTTCCCGCAAGCAGAAAGCCCCCGATGTGGTTGCAGCCATGGTGAAGCGCTTTCGTCAGGAAGCGCACGCCATCGGGGTGACCGGTGACGTCCACCGCATCGTGACCATGGCCTCGATTGTGGAGAAGGAGACTGCTGTGCCGGAAGAGCGTCCGCTGGTGGCCGGTGTCTTCTACAACCGGCTGGCACAGCGCGTGGCACTGGATACCGACCCCAGCGTCATCTACGCCGCGCTGCTCGCGAACCGCTATCGCGGCACCATCTATGCTTCCGACCTGAAGTACGGCTCACCTTATAACACGTATCGCAATCCTGGACTTCCGCCCGGGCCGATCTCCAATCCGGGAAAGGATTCTCTGCTAGCGGCCATGCATCCTGCGACTACCGACTACTTGTACTTCGTCAGCGACAACCAGGGCCACCATCGCTTTGCCAAGACGCTTGAGGAGCACAACAAAAACGTCGCAGCCTACCGTCATGCGGTTGGCGAAGGCAATTAG
- the iscX gene encoding Fe-S assembly protein IscX codes for MPADLGWEDAEDIGILLAEKFPDTDPLTVRFTDLHRFVTELPTFNDDPGTSNEGKLEAIQMAWYEEWKDSQ; via the coding sequence ATGCCTGCTGATCTTGGTTGGGAAGACGCTGAAGATATCGGCATCCTGCTGGCGGAAAAGTTCCCGGACACCGATCCGCTGACCGTGCGTTTCACCGATCTGCACCGCTTCGTTACTGAATTGCCTACGTTCAACGACGATCCCGGTACGTCGAACGAAGGCAAGCTCGAGGCGATCCAGATGGCTTGGTATGAGGAGTGGAAAGACTCGCAGTAA
- a CDS encoding ferredoxin — protein sequence MSDEKNKTSGQGAATMEEPSPNTVRVTFMPGNKTFEFEKGQLPYADHGKPESILDVAMNNDFFLDHACGGNCACTTCHVIVQKGEELLSEMDDDEADRLDMAAGLTLHSRLGCQAVIDKPGEIVIEIPEWNRNYVSEGHAPKD from the coding sequence ATGTCCGACGAAAAGAACAAAACCAGCGGCCAGGGTGCCGCCACCATGGAAGAACCCAGTCCTAATACCGTTCGCGTGACGTTCATGCCCGGGAACAAGACCTTCGAGTTCGAAAAGGGGCAACTGCCTTATGCCGATCACGGCAAGCCCGAATCGATCCTCGATGTGGCTATGAACAATGACTTCTTCCTCGATCATGCCTGCGGAGGAAACTGCGCCTGCACCACGTGCCACGTCATCGTGCAAAAAGGCGAAGAACTGCTCTCGGAGATGGACGATGACGAAGCCGACCGGCTCGATATGGCTGCCGGACTCACGCTGCACTCACGCCTCGGCTGCCAGGCAGTGATCGACAAGCCCGGAGAAATTGTGATTGAAATTCCAGAATGGAACCGGAATTACGTTTCAGAAGGCCACGCGCCGAAGGACTGA
- the dnaK gene encoding molecular chaperone DnaK (heat shock protein 70; assists in folding of nascent polypeptide chains; refolding of misfolded proteins; utilizes ATPase activity to help fold; co-chaperones are DnaJ and GrpE; multiple copies in some bacteria) has translation MPEERIVGIDLGTTNSLVAYMEDDSPVIIPGEDGSNLVPSVVALTQDARGDHIVVGNRARTHLIETPERAIYSVKRLMGRGVEDVQEELKLFPFRLDHTQPGEALRIRLGDRTFTAPEISAYILLQLKANAERFFAAPVTRAVITVPAYFNDAQRQATKDAGRIAGLEVLRLVNEPTAAALAYGLDKGKDGIVAVYDLGGGTFDISILKLHEGIFEVIATNGDTHLGGDDIDNLLIAIALDDIAGDLKLDLRRNGEAVQAIRKSVIDAKIALSSQPSAKLDVELPGGKRYQREITREQFEQLIEPIIQKTVAPSKQAFADAKIKPEQIDQIVLVGGSTRIPRVRALVKELFKREPHVELNPDEVVALGAAVQAHILAGGSKATEDMLLLDVTPLSLGIEAMGGVVAKIIHRNSTIPASATEHFTTAVEGQTNVAIHVLQGERELASDCRSLARFDLRGIPPMPAGLPRIEVKFLIDANGILHVSAREQRSGKEAQIEVKPTYGLTDAQVEDMIIASFDHAQEDFQKRQVIEARVEADNILLALEKGRRDPAWQELTGDEKRRVELLETELKEAQAGDDYRTVRAAIDALNEGTMRLAELMMDSAVSDAIKGKTMSGADSELGQGPSAPHPIAPAEFEHKR, from the coding sequence ATGCCAGAAGAACGCATTGTCGGAATTGATTTAGGCACGACCAATTCGCTCGTCGCCTACATGGAAGACGATAGTCCCGTCATCATCCCTGGGGAAGACGGCTCGAACCTTGTTCCCTCCGTCGTCGCACTTACACAAGATGCGCGGGGCGATCACATTGTGGTCGGCAATCGTGCACGTACGCACTTGATCGAGACCCCTGAGCGTGCAATTTACTCAGTGAAGAGACTTATGGGACGCGGCGTTGAGGACGTTCAAGAGGAGCTGAAACTCTTCCCCTTCCGACTCGATCACACGCAGCCCGGCGAGGCGCTGCGCATCAGGCTGGGCGATCGTACCTTTACTGCTCCGGAGATCTCCGCGTACATCCTGCTGCAACTCAAAGCCAACGCCGAGCGATTTTTTGCTGCACCCGTGACCAGGGCGGTGATCACCGTTCCCGCCTATTTCAACGATGCGCAACGGCAGGCTACGAAAGACGCTGGCCGCATCGCGGGGCTCGAAGTATTGCGCCTGGTCAACGAACCAACGGCCGCAGCCTTGGCTTACGGACTGGACAAAGGAAAAGATGGGATTGTCGCAGTCTACGACCTCGGCGGAGGCACCTTCGATATCTCCATTCTGAAACTACACGAAGGAATCTTCGAAGTGATCGCCACCAATGGCGACACGCATCTGGGCGGCGATGACATTGATAATCTGCTGATCGCAATCGCGCTGGACGATATCGCCGGAGACCTCAAGCTCGACCTGCGGCGGAACGGCGAAGCCGTGCAGGCAATCCGCAAATCAGTGATCGACGCTAAGATAGCCTTGTCCTCGCAGCCCAGCGCCAAACTCGATGTTGAACTGCCTGGCGGCAAGCGCTATCAGCGTGAAATCACACGGGAGCAGTTCGAGCAGTTGATCGAGCCCATCATCCAGAAGACAGTTGCTCCGAGCAAGCAGGCGTTCGCAGATGCGAAGATCAAGCCAGAGCAGATTGATCAGATTGTTCTCGTAGGGGGTTCGACACGCATCCCCCGCGTGCGCGCTCTCGTGAAAGAACTATTCAAGCGCGAACCGCACGTTGAACTGAATCCAGACGAAGTGGTTGCTCTGGGAGCTGCAGTGCAGGCGCACATTCTCGCCGGTGGATCGAAGGCTACTGAAGACATGCTCCTGCTCGATGTCACTCCGCTCTCGCTCGGCATTGAAGCCATGGGCGGAGTAGTGGCAAAGATCATTCACCGCAACTCAACGATTCCGGCTTCGGCGACCGAGCACTTCACCACCGCCGTCGAAGGACAGACAAATGTCGCGATCCACGTGCTGCAAGGCGAGCGCGAACTTGCAAGTGATTGCCGATCGCTGGCGCGCTTTGATTTGAGGGGCATTCCGCCTATGCCCGCAGGACTCCCGCGCATAGAAGTGAAGTTTCTCATCGATGCCAATGGAATCCTGCACGTAAGCGCGCGCGAGCAGCGCAGCGGCAAGGAAGCCCAGATCGAAGTTAAACCGACGTACGGCCTGACCGACGCTCAGGTGGAAGACATGATCATCGCCTCGTTCGACCACGCGCAGGAAGACTTCCAGAAACGACAAGTAATCGAAGCGCGGGTGGAGGCAGACAACATCCTGCTTGCCTTAGAGAAGGGCCGCCGTGATCCAGCGTGGCAAGAGCTTACCGGCGACGAAAAGCGCAGAGTCGAACTGCTGGAAACCGAGTTAAAGGAAGCGCAGGCGGGCGATGATTACAGGACTGTTCGAGCCGCCATCGATGCGTTGAACGAAGGCACGATGAGGCTAGCCGAACTCATGATGGACTCTGCCGTGTCGGATGCCATCAAGGGCAAAACCATGTCCGGCGCTGACTCCGAATTGGGCCAAGGTCCATCGGCGCCACACCCGATCGCGCCGGCCGAGTTCGAGCACAAGCGATAA